Proteins from a genomic interval of Chryseobacterium indologenes:
- a CDS encoding helix-turn-helix transcriptional regulator, producing the protein MNANDSIAIDELKKPYFVWFEENWIHDNILHQHQKGQLVYVESGFQYITIEEKKYLLPQNHAAWIPPNAIHKTNSHSEKIKLMIMFAEVDSKEPFFQEVNVFSVPPVLKEMIKYSEKWSKLMTKDHHETVFLQALFNELPRFAEYSLKLHIILPKDKRLTHVIGYLHDHYQNEIKMEDLADIALLSTRTLERIFKKETGLTLSKYQQMLRIIKSLEFLSSNDLTISETAYKVGYKSVQAYTRSFQSVMQFRPTDFMKNMK; encoded by the coding sequence ATGAATGCCAACGACAGCATAGCCATTGATGAATTGAAAAAACCTTATTTTGTATGGTTTGAAGAAAACTGGATCCATGATAATATCCTTCATCAGCATCAAAAAGGTCAGCTGGTCTATGTGGAAAGTGGTTTTCAGTACATAACTATTGAAGAAAAAAAATACCTGCTCCCTCAAAACCATGCTGCCTGGATTCCCCCGAATGCTATCCATAAAACCAATTCACATTCTGAAAAAATCAAATTGATGATTATGTTTGCAGAAGTTGACAGCAAAGAGCCGTTTTTTCAGGAAGTAAACGTTTTTTCGGTTCCGCCGGTTTTAAAGGAAATGATAAAATATTCAGAAAAATGGTCTAAACTGATGACAAAAGACCATCACGAAACTGTGTTTTTGCAAGCTCTTTTCAATGAATTACCGCGTTTTGCCGAGTATTCTCTTAAACTTCACATCATTCTTCCCAAAGATAAACGCCTGACTCATGTTATCGGATATCTTCACGATCACTATCAGAATGAAATTAAAATGGAAGATCTGGCTGATATCGCTTTGCTTTCCACACGAACGCTGGAGCGCATCTTTAAAAAGGAAACCGGGCTCACCTTAAGCAAATATCAGCAAATGCTCAGAATTATTAAAAGCCTTGAGTTTCTCAGCTCAAATGATCTCACTATTTCAGAAACAGCTTATAAAGTAGGATATAAAAGTGTACAGGCATATACCAGAAGCTTTCAGTCTGTGATGCAGTTCAGACCAACCGATTTTATGAAAAACATGAAATAA
- a CDS encoding Crp/Fnr family transcriptional regulator encodes MEERLVSYITSKISVTETELCTILSYFKPIQLKKNEMLLTNGQSSQRTFFVTSGCLRIFFINEDGQDSTRYFAFENQFATALVSFITSEPSEEFIQAVEDTEVYYISHSNFYHLLDIIPQWEKFYRIYLEIAYVTNTKRLMSFLVQDALEKYRQLLSENPVIVRRLSNKMVASYLNISQETLSRLKSKL; translated from the coding sequence ATGGAAGAACGCTTAGTCTCATATATTACAAGTAAAATATCGGTAACAGAAACAGAGCTGTGTACCATACTTTCTTATTTTAAACCCATTCAATTAAAAAAGAATGAAATGCTGCTCACTAACGGACAGTCGAGCCAGAGAACGTTCTTTGTAACTTCCGGTTGCCTCAGGATCTTCTTTATCAACGAAGATGGTCAGGATTCTACCAGATATTTTGCCTTTGAGAACCAGTTTGCTACCGCTCTGGTGAGCTTTATTACCTCCGAACCTTCGGAAGAGTTTATCCAGGCAGTGGAAGATACTGAGGTCTATTATATAAGTCACAGCAACTTCTATCACTTGCTGGATATCATTCCTCAATGGGAAAAATTCTACAGGATATATCTTGAAATCGCTTATGTCACCAACACCAAGCGTCTCATGTCATTCCTGGTTCAGGATGCTCTGGAAAAATACCGTCAGTTGCTCAGTGAAAACCCCGTTATTGTCCGCAGATTATCCAACAAAATGGTAGCTTCTTACCTTAATATTTCTCAGGAAACGCTAAGCAGGCTGAAATCGAAACTGTAA